Proteins encoded by one window of Desulfovibrio ferrophilus:
- a CDS encoding DVU0524 family FlgM-associated protein codes for MLKTYGRQLTSARRLARFKQSLAAAGAEEEVTISRLAKRRMLVEQVAREIVENLIVSGSENEVVLEILQQLNREFGETFRFEYPPAEVDLQIFRLVGEDPMEVTDPERHHVFNRLWEITLERVNDTML; via the coding sequence ATGCTTAAAACCTACGGCAGGCAACTTACAAGCGCCCGTCGTTTGGCACGATTCAAACAATCCCTCGCAGCGGCGGGAGCCGAGGAAGAGGTCACCATTTCAAGACTTGCCAAGCGCAGAATGTTGGTGGAGCAGGTGGCTAGGGAGATAGTGGAGAACCTTATTGTCTCGGGAAGCGAGAATGAGGTGGTCCTTGAAATCCTGCAACAACTTAATCGGGAGTTTGGGGAAACATTCCGATTCGAGTATCCGCCCGCCGAGGTGGACCTGCAGATTTTCCGACTTGTCGGAGAGGACCCAATGGAAGTAACCGACCCGGAAAGGCATCACGTATTCAACCGTTTGTGGGAGATAACCCTGGAAAGGGTCAATGATACGATGCTTTAG
- the flgM gene encoding flagellar biosynthesis anti-sigma factor FlgM — protein MEINGLINGLKSYDRVDKSDSSTKKGKGSKSSTSGQGDSVKVSSKARLVASATSEAQSAPDIRQQKVNELKALVESGEYTPDLRKTAAKIVEEDLELLI, from the coding sequence ATGGAAATCAACGGACTCATCAACGGACTCAAGAGTTACGACCGGGTCGACAAGTCCGATTCGTCCACCAAGAAGGGAAAGGGCTCCAAGTCCTCAACTTCCGGGCAAGGCGATTCTGTCAAGGTCTCCAGTAAGGCCAGGCTTGTCGCCAGCGCGACATCCGAAGCGCAAAGCGCTCCGGACATCCGCCAGCAAAAGGTCAACGAACTGAAGGCCCTCGTGGAGTCGGGTGAATACACTCCCGACCTGCGCAAGACCGCGGCCAAGATCGTGGAAGAGGATTTGGAACTGCTTATTTAG
- the fliW gene encoding flagellar assembly protein FliW gives MAQEIERTVKTRLGSLAVDMNRVIRFPRGIIGFEDCKEFTLLQLKEDSPFLILQSMTRPDLGLMVADPYTFLPDYNVKIGSAEQKILKLDNIRQIAILVTVTIPPGRPEETSLNLMGPIIVNSRSRVGLQVPQVDTKYPNRFLVSDRENEAAEALNEIQDAGSGKLAGSEVGAAAK, from the coding sequence ATGGCACAAGAAATAGAGCGCACAGTAAAGACCCGTCTGGGCAGCCTGGCCGTGGACATGAACCGGGTGATTCGCTTCCCCCGGGGCATCATCGGTTTTGAGGATTGCAAGGAGTTTACCCTGCTGCAGCTCAAGGAAGATTCACCCTTCTTGATCTTGCAGAGCATGACTCGTCCCGATCTTGGGCTGATGGTGGCTGATCCGTATACCTTCTTGCCGGACTATAACGTCAAGATTGGCTCTGCGGAGCAGAAGATTCTTAAATTAGATAATATTCGTCAGATTGCGATTCTGGTGACGGTGACCATCCCTCCGGGTAGGCCCGAGGAAACGTCCCTGAACCTGATGGGACCGATCATAGTCAATTCCCGTTCCCGGGTAGGACTGCAGGTTCCGCAAGTTGATACCAAGTATCCCAATCGCTTTTTGGTGAGTGACAGAGAAAACGAAGCTGCCGAAGCCCTGAATGAAATTCAGGACGCCGGCAGCGGTAAGCTGGCTGGTTCGGAAGTCGGGGCGGCTGCTAAATAA
- the csrA gene encoding carbon storage regulator CsrA, translating into MLILTRRPGESIYLGDDIKLTVLSVQGKQIKVGLDVPDDMPVYREEVYLRVQEQNKLALQLTDQDLLAATQLWHKK; encoded by the coding sequence ATGCTTATTCTTACCCGCCGTCCCGGGGAGAGCATTTACCTCGGCGACGACATCAAATTGACGGTCCTCAGCGTGCAGGGCAAGCAGATCAAGGTCGGGCTGGATGTGCCCGACGATATGCCCGTGTATCGCGAAGAGGTGTATTTGCGAGTACAGGAACAAAATAAATTAGCCCTTCAACTTACAGACCAGGACCTCCTGGCAGCGACGCAGTTATGGCACAAGAAATAG
- the flgL gene encoding flagellar hook-associated protein FlgL: MRISTQTRFTFFIGNMNDALGELMELNIKASTQKDVNRPSDDPVGMARILDHRETIAALDQYAENINTATGWLGFADSTLTRTNEILTRIRTLAEQAATGTMSADNREQASYEARQLHEELIVLANSKYEQQYIFAGHNTGEQAFERALWLNDNDGATAGTTFSITGDANKTVLVRFTTAGAVGTDALDYEYSTDGGTTFTSGSIPAVAGDKTLNLGGVQLTLEAGTTVTAHDPAVSGDANNGTWMWIRPTAQYKGDDNDAISVDTFGPSLLSNAASGIFNKNVTVRIDSDAALDSDPVEYSYSTDGGSSWVEGLTTDGSGSATELSLVVPGGTLTLYDSGSGNTLTAGDQWIIRPRTANVQMEISPGENITVNNVGKDIFGGIYQDPSSSVLTLAPGVPSSENMFDTVGRLIGYMETNNQGGCQEALEELTPISERIMNYAARVGASENRLQVASGILDTMRNNEKERLSSVEDADVTELMTNLANQQMVYETVLRSSSMVMRMSLVNYI; this comes from the coding sequence ATGCGTATATCGACACAGACACGATTTACCTTTTTCATCGGCAACATGAACGATGCCCTTGGTGAGCTCATGGAGCTGAACATCAAGGCCTCGACTCAAAAGGATGTTAACCGTCCTTCCGATGACCCCGTTGGCATGGCTCGTATCCTGGATCACCGCGAGACCATTGCAGCCCTCGACCAGTATGCGGAGAATATCAATACGGCCACGGGGTGGCTGGGATTTGCCGATAGTACCCTGACCCGTACCAATGAGATTTTGACCCGCATCAGGACGCTGGCAGAGCAGGCGGCTACGGGCACCATGAGTGCCGATAACCGTGAGCAGGCCAGCTACGAGGCTCGACAGTTGCACGAGGAACTGATTGTTCTGGCCAACTCCAAGTACGAGCAGCAGTATATCTTTGCCGGACATAATACTGGAGAGCAGGCCTTCGAAAGGGCTTTGTGGCTGAATGATAACGACGGTGCCACGGCCGGGACCACCTTCTCCATTACCGGTGATGCCAACAAGACGGTGCTTGTCCGATTCACCACGGCGGGAGCCGTGGGAACGGATGCTCTGGACTATGAATACTCCACTGACGGCGGTACGACTTTTACCTCGGGGAGTATTCCGGCGGTGGCTGGCGACAAGACCTTGAATCTTGGTGGCGTCCAGTTGACTCTGGAGGCAGGCACCACGGTGACGGCGCATGATCCTGCCGTTTCTGGTGATGCAAATAATGGGACCTGGATGTGGATCCGGCCCACCGCCCAGTACAAGGGTGATGATAACGACGCCATAAGTGTAGATACCTTTGGCCCGTCGCTGCTCTCCAATGCCGCCTCCGGTATTTTCAACAAGAACGTCACCGTGCGCATTGATTCTGATGCCGCACTTGATAGTGATCCTGTGGAGTACTCCTACAGTACCGATGGTGGGAGCTCCTGGGTCGAAGGACTGACGACTGACGGGTCGGGCAGTGCCACGGAGTTGAGCCTTGTGGTGCCGGGTGGAACCCTGACGCTGTATGATTCGGGTTCGGGTAACACTCTGACCGCTGGTGATCAGTGGATTATCAGGCCACGCACGGCAAATGTGCAGATGGAAATTTCCCCCGGTGAGAACATCACCGTGAACAACGTCGGAAAGGATATTTTCGGCGGGATCTATCAGGACCCCAGCTCATCGGTTCTGACACTGGCTCCCGGCGTTCCATCCTCCGAGAATATGTTCGATACCGTGGGCAGGCTGATCGGCTACATGGAAACCAACAACCAGGGAGGCTGTCAGGAGGCGCTCGAAGAATTGACACCGATTTCCGAGCGCATCATGAACTATGCGGCCCGCGTCGGTGCGTCTGAAAACAGATTGCAGGTGGCCAGTGGAATTCTGGATACCATGCGCAATAACGAGAAGGAGCGCCTTTCGTCCGTTGAGGACGCCGATGTGACCGAATTGATGACCAATCTTGCCAATCAGCAGATGGTGTATGAGACCGTGTTGCGGTCCTCATCCATGGTGATGCGCATGAGCTTGGTCAATTACATCTAG
- the flgK gene encoding flagellar hook-associated protein FlgK has translation MSGLTTLLDIGKGALFASQSSIEVTGNNIANVNTPGYARQAVRLEEAHSIDFNPGQLGTGVKAVEVFRYFNDFVEEQYIDKNAQQYRWDATYQNLRAVDSLFNESQVAGLNEALSKFWADWQELADNPALIAAREALSGNTQNLLSTLHTIQQDLHNQQDQVDEFIGQEVEEVNDILDQIADLNLQIQSHDVPGQNNANELKDKRALLVRELSEKIDIDYVDNGGGEFTVWTKAGQTLVDGTVTFSLGFENAQSMKALTSTSNFDGDIYFSGSDDFEYTFEVVSSGLVSNAGSAAQMRVSLDGGKTWLTDDDGNEMHVAARPEGGKTTVGDLTIWFGSTTDSSGTPAGDLEVGDKFTVVPKKSLYWYRTTSSKENITPQIYANGADNESRLTGGALAGYFQFRDQHVGRYLDKLDGFSKALIWEVNRLQSQGMGLQKFDTATGTYSVDSTTAALGSNGSGLAFFDKLQDGNMSLYFYDEASGELASGASFGPLDFGGGANFDASVHSMTDVVDAINNTWGTFMTADIVNNRVRMTANTGYEFGFGTDTAGLAAALGVNTFFEGDSAASMEMTTLVRSDPDFIASGHANGTGEINSGDNTTALSIAQLKDKVVTININSENPVNQTIGEYYNGLVAGVGADTATAEFNLNFNRTLAKDLNTRQQETAGVNLDEEMANLLKFQHSYTAASKLVKTADSMIQTLLGMKN, from the coding sequence ATGTCCGGCCTGACGACTCTCCTTGATATCGGAAAGGGCGCGTTATTCGCGAGCCAGTCTTCTATCGAGGTCACCGGCAATAATATTGCCAATGTGAATACCCCTGGGTATGCGCGTCAGGCTGTGCGTCTTGAGGAGGCCCACTCCATTGATTTCAATCCCGGCCAGTTGGGCACCGGGGTCAAAGCCGTTGAGGTCTTCCGCTATTTCAATGACTTCGTTGAGGAACAGTATATCGACAAGAATGCCCAGCAGTATCGTTGGGATGCCACCTACCAGAACCTGCGTGCCGTGGACAGTCTGTTCAACGAAAGCCAGGTGGCTGGTTTGAACGAAGCCCTGTCCAAGTTCTGGGCGGACTGGCAGGAACTGGCAGACAATCCTGCTCTGATTGCTGCGCGTGAAGCCTTGTCCGGCAACACGCAGAACCTCTTGTCCACTTTGCATACCATTCAGCAGGATCTGCATAACCAGCAGGATCAGGTGGATGAGTTCATCGGGCAGGAAGTGGAAGAGGTAAACGATATTCTGGATCAGATCGCGGACCTGAATCTGCAGATCCAGTCTCATGACGTTCCAGGGCAGAATAATGCCAACGAACTGAAGGACAAGCGGGCGCTTCTGGTGCGTGAACTGTCCGAGAAGATCGACATCGACTATGTGGATAACGGCGGAGGTGAGTTCACGGTCTGGACCAAGGCTGGACAAACCCTTGTTGATGGAACTGTAACGTTCTCGCTGGGCTTTGAGAATGCTCAATCCATGAAGGCGCTGACGTCGACCTCGAATTTTGATGGCGATATCTATTTTTCAGGTTCCGATGACTTCGAATACACATTCGAAGTGGTGTCCAGTGGGCTGGTTTCCAATGCAGGCAGTGCCGCCCAGATGCGGGTCTCTCTGGATGGTGGCAAGACCTGGCTGACCGACGATGATGGCAACGAGATGCATGTCGCGGCGCGCCCGGAAGGCGGCAAGACGACTGTCGGCGACCTGACCATCTGGTTTGGTTCCACTACGGATTCCAGTGGGACCCCTGCCGGTGACCTGGAAGTAGGGGACAAGTTCACTGTTGTGCCCAAGAAGTCGCTGTATTGGTACCGGACGACGTCTTCCAAGGAAAATATCACCCCGCAGATTTATGCCAATGGTGCCGACAACGAGTCGCGCCTGACCGGTGGCGCTCTGGCTGGCTATTTCCAGTTCAGAGATCAGCATGTGGGGCGCTACCTGGATAAGCTGGATGGTTTTTCCAAGGCTTTGATCTGGGAAGTGAACCGATTGCAGAGCCAGGGCATGGGGTTGCAGAAGTTTGATACTGCAACGGGTACATATTCTGTCGATTCAACCACGGCAGCCTTGGGGAGTAACGGGTCTGGTCTTGCCTTTTTCGACAAGCTGCAAGATGGCAACATGTCCTTGTATTTTTATGATGAAGCCAGCGGAGAGTTGGCCTCGGGAGCTTCCTTTGGTCCTCTGGATTTCGGTGGTGGCGCCAACTTCGATGCATCGGTCCATTCCATGACTGACGTTGTTGATGCCATCAACAATACTTGGGGAACCTTCATGACCGCCGATATCGTCAACAACCGTGTTCGGATGACAGCCAACACGGGATACGAATTCGGGTTTGGAACCGATACTGCTGGCCTCGCCGCCGCTCTAGGTGTGAATACGTTCTTCGAGGGTGACAGTGCCGCCAGCATGGAAATGACGACGCTGGTTCGTTCCGATCCTGACTTCATCGCCAGTGGACATGCCAATGGCACAGGAGAGATCAACTCGGGCGACAACACCACCGCGCTGTCCATTGCCCAGTTGAAGGATAAGGTTGTGACCATCAATATCAACTCCGAGAACCCTGTGAATCAGACCATCGGGGAATATTACAACGGGCTTGTGGCAGGTGTTGGCGCAGATACGGCCACTGCCGAATTCAATCTGAATTTCAATAGAACCCTGGCTAAAGACCTGAACACCAGACAGCAGGAAACCGCAGGCGTGAACCTCGATGAAGAGATGGCCAATCTCTTGAAGTTCCAGCATTCGTACACAGCGGCCTCAAAGTTGGTGAAGACGGCGGATAGCATGATCCAGACCCTTCTGGGGATGAAGAACTAG